One part of the Quercus lobata isolate SW786 chromosome 7, ValleyOak3.0 Primary Assembly, whole genome shotgun sequence genome encodes these proteins:
- the LOC115953789 gene encoding F-box/kelch-repeat protein At3g23880-like, producing MEMQISLSQRLDDDVVFDVLTRLPVKSLIRFRCVSKSWYSTISSSIFITAHLHRAKSSSSNNNNNNNGGYLLYSPFPNELNFSSYKELCTVSYNSDRTLTHISRFRVPFSYDFLVSFCNGMLCLNSIRGRGNVIYLWNPSIRKFKKLLATPLTYPFHDVAVGLAYHSQNNDYKILRIVPYKESRGSEVPAIEAEIYTLSTDLWRRVVISVESFSGSGPNIGCIDDIHESFCIFYNGALHSIACCGDYNFILSFDVDDERFREILLPQNYLDGVCGQVECLTVFKGSLALVVFGKTLPKGSDLCHLWVMREYGVAESWSKKSLPIENVAQFFGCTVNGELLIEKFNHCNILSFEPESLNEEILGIPELGCMIYTTDFVESLVLLDGVNTSSEYENQQVGVFSKALMFLKSILKSH from the coding sequence ATGGAAATGCAAATATCACTGTCCCAGCGTCTCGATGACGACGTTGTATTCGATGTCCTTACTCGGCTGCCAGTGAAATCCTTAATTCGATTCAGGTGCGTTTCCAAATCCTGGTATTCCACTATCTCCAGCTCCATTTTCATTACCGCACACCTCCACCGTGCtaaatcatcatcatccaacaacaacaacaacaacaatggtgGTTATCTGTTATATTCACCTTTTCCAAACGAATTAAACTTTTCATCTTACAAAGAATTGTGTACAGTTTCTTACAATAGCGACCGCACACTGACCCACATTTCTAGATTTCGAGTCCCCTTTTCTTATGACTTCCTGGTTAGCTTCTGTAATGGCATGCTCTGCCTTAACAGTATTAGGGGTCGGGGCAATGTAATATATTTGTGGAACCCAAGCATTAGAAAGTTTAAGAAGCTTCTAGCTACTCCCTTGACTTACCCTTTTCACGATGTGGCTGTTGGACTTGCCTATCATTCTCAAAACAATGACTACAAGATTCTCAGAATTGTGCCTTATAAAGAGTCACGTGGGTCAGAAGTTCCGGCAATTGAGGCCGAGATTTACACATTGAGTACTGATTTGTGGAGAAGGGTTGTAATATCTGTGGAGTCATTTAGTGGGTCTGGACCCAATATTGGATGTATTGATGATATACATGAGTCattctgtattttttataatggaGCTCTGCACTCTATAGCATGTTGTGGGGACTACAATTTCATTTTGTCctttgatgttgatgatgagaGATTCCGTGAGATATTGCTACCTCAAAATTATTTAGATGGAGTTTGTGGACAAGTGGAATGTCTTACAGTGTTCAAAGGATCTCTGGCTTTGGTTGTTTTCGGTAAAACTCTACCTAAGGGGAGTGACCTATGCCACTTATGGGTGATGAGGGAGTATGGTGTGGCTGAGTCTTGGTCTAAGAAAAGTTTACCAATAGAAAACGTTGCACAGTTCTTTGGCTGCACCGTCAATGGGGAACTTCTGATCGAGAAGTTTAACCATTGTAATATCCTTTCATTTGAACCTGAGAGCTTAAACGAGGAAATTCTTGGAATTCCTGAGCTTGGATGTATGATTTACACAACTGATTTTGTGGAGAGCCTAGTTTTACTTGATGGGGTAAACACCTCGTCAGAATACGAAAATCAGCAAGTTGGAGTTTTTAGCAAGGCACTGATGTTTTTGAAATCCATATTGAAAAGTCATTAA